A genomic region of Lodderomyces elongisporus chromosome 5, complete sequence contains the following coding sequences:
- the SOU2 gene encoding Sorbose reductase sou2: MENYSKMSRENPDIQSYANPELGNLPRPIPSYIDDNILSLFSLKGKTASITGSSGGIGWCVAEGFAQAGADVIIWYNSHPADEKATYLSEKYGIKSKAYKCDISDADDVKRTIAEQLKEFGKIDIFVANAGIPWTSGPLIDEPDMNKWKKVIDTDLNSVFYCAHAIGPVFRKQGHGSLVITASMSGSIVNIPQMQAAYNAAKAAVKHLSKSLAVEWAPFARVNSVSPGYIATNLTTFADAELTKKWLQLTPIGREGKPRELVGAYLYLASDAASFTTGCDLAVDGGYTVP; the protein is encoded by the exons ATGG AAAACTAT TCGAAAATGAGCCGCGAAAACCCTGATATCCAATCCTATGCTAACCCCGAGCTCGGTAACTTACCAAGACCAATTCCTAGCTACATCGATGACAatattctttctcttttctcacTCAAGGGGAAAACAGCATCAATCACTGGATCTTCTGGTGGTATTGGATGGTGCGTTGCTGAAGGGTTCGCGCAAGCTGGTGCTGACGTCATCATTTGGTACAATTCGCACCCAGCCGATGAGAAAGCCACTTACCTTAGTGAAAAGTATGGCATCAAGTCCAAGGCATACAAATGCGACATTAGTGATGCCGATGATGTCAAGCGTACCATTGCTGAGCAATTAAAGGAGTTTGGTAAGATTGATATATTTGTCGCTAATGCAGGCATCCCTTGGACAAGTGGTCCATTAATTGATGAACCTGATATGAACAAGTGGAAGAAAGTTATTGATACCGATTTGAACAGTGTCTTTTATTGTGCACATGCGATTGGGCCAGTTTTCCGTAAACAAGGACATGGCTCTTTGGTGATTACTGCTTCGATGTCGGGATCCATTGTCAATATCCCACAAATGCAAGCAGCATATAATGCGGCAAAAGCTGCAGTGAAACATCTTTCCAAGTCCTTGGCTGTGGAGTGGGCACCTTTTGCCAGAGTCAACTCGGTGTCACCAGGTTACATTGCAACAAACTTGACAACATTTGCCGATGCTGAATTGACCAAGAAATGGTTACAGTTGACACCAATTGGAAGAGAGGGCAAACCACGAGAGCTTGTTGGTGcttatttgtatttggcATCCGATGCAGCATCATTCACAACTGGTTGTGATTTGGCTGTTGATGGAGGATACACTGTACCATAG